The following proteins come from a genomic window of Panthera leo isolate Ple1 chromosome E2, P.leo_Ple1_pat1.1, whole genome shotgun sequence:
- the LOC122209197 gene encoding genetic suppressor element 1 isoform X7, whose protein sequence is MFGLKPPLYYLPGSSLSSESSPVSSPATNHSSPASTPKRVPMGPVIVPPGGHSVPSTPPVVTIAPTKTVNGVWRSESRQQDAGSRGGGGGGRERLIVEPPLPQEKAGGPAIPSHLLSTPYPFGISPSSVVQDSRFPPLNLQRPVHHVVPPSTVTEDYLRSFRPYHTTEDLRMTSLPPLGLDPAAAAAAYYHPSYLAPHPFPHPAFRMDDSYCLSALRSPFYPIPTPGSLPPLHPSAMHLHLSGVRYPPELSHSSLAALHSERMSSLSAERLQLDEELRREREREADREREKEREREKEREREKELEREREKERERELERQREQRAREKELLAAKALEPAFLPVAELHGLRSHAAEERAKPSEQLTPTRPEKLKEAGLQAPKAVQHPLHPTPAPHHSVPSLLSNHSIFSLPGSSAATALLIQRTNEEEKWLARQRRLRQEKEDRQSQVSEFRQQVLEQHLDMGRPPAPAEAEHRPDSARPGPNRQEPGSRDPPQHFGGPPPLISPKPQHHSVPTGLWNPVSLMDSTLETRRAPESHPLHSHPAPFEPGRQAAVPLVKVERVEEGPRKREAAPLDKYQPPPREAGSLEHQAFAHGPAPFLAELERSTQTLLGQQRAPLSQPAPFGELPGPLKPGSPYRPAAPRGPDPAYVYDEFLQQRRKLVSKLDLEERRRREAQEKGYYYDLDDSYDESDEDEVRAHLRCVAEQPPLKLDTSSEKLEFLQLFGLTTQQQKEELLTQKRRKRRRMLRERSPSPPTVQNKRQTPSPRLALSTRYSPDDMNNSPNFEEKKKFLTIFNLTHVSAEKRKDKEKLVEMLHAMKQKALSVVVADPLRNSPRDSPAISLSEPATQPTSLDAEKPVGVAASLADVPKATEPGRPEQLRPQEPAPAGGEKARLSEAPGGKKGVSMLHYIRGPAPKDIPVPLSHSINGKSKPWEPFVAEEFAHQFHESVLQSTQKALQKHKGNVAALSAEQNHKMDTAIHYNIPELQSSSRLPVPPHNGQQEAPTGRKGPVTQETDQASEDDDEDGEEEDDEPPRRKWQGIEAIFEAYQEHLEEQNLERQVLQTQCRRLEAQHYSLSLTAEQLSHSMAELRSQKQKIVSERERLQAELDHLRKCLVLPAMHWPRGYFKGYPR, encoded by the exons CAGGACGCCGGCTctcggggcggcggcggcggcggtcgGGAGCGCCTCATCGTGGAGCCCCCGCTGCCCCAGGAGAAGGCGGGGGGCCCCGCCATCCCCTCCCACCTGCTCAGCACCCCCTACCCTTTCGGCATCTCCCCCAGCTCCGTGGTGCAAGACTCGCGCTTCCCACCGCTCAA CCTGCAGCGGCCTGTGCACCACGTGGTGCCCCCGAGCACCGTGACCGAGGACTACCTGAGGAGCTTCCGGCCCTACCACACCACCGAGGACCTCCGCatgacctccctgcctcccctgggcctggacccggccgccgcggccgccgcctaCTATCACCCCAGCTACCTGGCCccgcaccccttcccccacccagcctTCAG GATGGACGACTCCTACTGCTTGTCAGCCCTACGGTCCCCCTTCTACCCCATCCCCACGCCCGGCTCCCTGCCCCCGCTGCACCCATCGGCTATGCATCTCCACCTGTCCGGGGTCCGCTACCCCCCCGAGCTCTCCCACTCGTCCCTGGCGGCGCTGCACTCGGAGCGGATGTCCAGCCTCAGTGCCGAGAG GCTACAGCTGGACGAGGAGCTGAGGCGCGAGCGGGAGCGGGAAGCCGACCGCGAGCGCGAGAAGGAGCGCGAGCGGGAGAAGGAGCGCGAGCGCGAGAAGGAGCTGGAACGGGAGCGGGAGAAGGAGCGCGAGCGGGAGCTGGAGCGCCAGCGGGAGCAGCGGGCCCGCGAGAAGGAGCTGCTGGCGGCCAAGGCGCTGGAGCCGGCCTTCCTGCCCGTGGCCGAGCTGCACGGGCTGCGGAGCCACGCCGCGGAGGAGCGGGCCAAGCCCTCGGAGCAGCTGACCCCCACGCGCCCAG AGAAGCTGAAGGAGGCAGGTCTGCAAGCCCCGAAGGCCGTGCAGCACCCCTTGCACCCGACGCCCGCCCCCCACCACAGCGTGCCCAGCCTGCTCTCCAACCACAGCATCTTCTCGCTGCCGGGCAGCAGCGCGGCCACGGCCCTGCTGATCCAGCGCACCAACGAGGAGGAGAAGTGGCTGGCGCGGCAGCGGAGGCTGCGGCAGGAGAAGGAGGACCGGCAGTCCCAGGTGTCCGAGTTCCGGCAGCAGGTGCTGGAGCAGCACTTGGACATGGGCCGGCCCCCGGCGCCCGCGGAGGCGGAGCACAGGCCCGACAGCGCCAG GCCTGGACCGAACCGTCAGGAGCCGGGCAGCCGAGACCCCCCGCAGCACTTTGGCGGGCCCCCGCCCCTCATCTCGCCCAAGCCCCAGCACCACTCTGTGCCCACGGGCCTCTGGAACCCCGTGTCCCTGATGGACAGCACCCTGGAGACGCGGCGGGCCCCCGAGAGCCACCCCCTGCACAGCCACCCCGCCCCGTTCGAGCCCGGCCGCCAGGCGGCCGTCCCCCTGGTGAAGGTCGAGCGGGTCGAGGAGGGGCCCCGGAAGCGAGAGGCCGCCCCCCTGGACAAGTACCAGCCGCCCCCACGGGAGGCGGGAAGCCTGGAGCACCAGGCCTTCGCCCACGGGCCCGCGCCCTTCCTGGCTGAGCTCGAGAGGTCCACGCAGACCCTCCTGGGCCAGCAGCGGGCCCCCCTCTCCCAGCCGGCGCCCTTCGGGGAGCTCCCCGGGCCCCTGAAGCCGGGCTCGCCCTACCGGCCCGCGGCCCCCCGGGGCCCCGACCCCGCCTACGTCTACGACGAGTTCCTGCAGCAGCGCCGGAAGCTGGTCAGCAAGCTGGACCTGGAGGAGCGCAGGCGGCGAGAAGCCCAGGAGAAAG GGTACTACTACGACCTGGACGACTCGTACGACGAGAGCGATGAGGACGAGGTCAGGGCCCACCTCCGCTGCGTGGCCGAGCAGCCGCCGCTCAAGCTGGACACGTCCTCCGAG AAGCTAGAGTTTTTGCAACTTTTTGGCTTGACCACCCAACAGCAGAAGGAGGAATTGTTGACCCAGAAGCGGAGGAAGCGGCGGCGGAtgctgagagagagaagcccGTCACCCCCGACGGTTCAGAACAAGCGGCAGACGCCTTCGCCGAGACTCGCACTGTCCACGCGCTACAGCCCCGACGACATGAACAACAGCCCCAACTTCGAGGAGAAGAAGAAGTTCCTGACGATCTTCAACCTGACTCACGTCAGTGCCGAGAAGAGGAAAG ACAAAGAGAAACTTGTTGAAATGCTCCATGCCATGAAGCAGAAGGCACTGTCCGTGGTGGTGGCGGACCCGCTCAGGAACTCTCCGAGGGACAGTCCTGCTATCTCCCTGAGCG aaCCAGCCACGCAGCCAACCTCTCTGGATGCGGAGAAGCCTGTGGGTGTCGCTGCTTCCCTGGCTGACGTCCCAAAGGCCACGGAGCCTGGGAGACCGGAGCAGCTGCGGCCCCAGGAGCCCGCTCCTGCCGGCGGCGAGAAGGCCAGGCTGAGCGAGGCCCCCGGGGGCAAGAAGGGCGTGAGCATGCTCCATTACATCCGGGGCCCCGCGCCCAAGGACATTCCCGTGCCGCTGTCCCACAGCATCAACGGGAAGAGCAAGCCGTGGGAGCCCTTCGTGGCGGAGGAGTTTGCACATCAGTTCCACGAGTCTGTGCTGCAGTCCACCCAGAAGGCCCTGCAGAAGCACAAAG GGAACGTGGCCGCGCTGTCTGCGGAGCAGAACCACAAAATGGACACGGCCATCCACTACAACATTCCCGAGCTGCAGTCGTCCAGCCGGCTCCCCGTGCCCCCGCACAACGGGCAGCAGGAGGCCCCCACCGGGAGGAAGGGCCCCGTCACGCAGGAAACGGACCAGGCCTCGGAGGACGACGACGaagacggggaggaggaggacgacgagcCCCCCAGGCGCAAGTGGCAAGGGATTGAGGCCATTTTTGAAGCTTATCAGGAGCACCTAGAAG AGCAAAATCTGGAGCGGCAGGTGTTGCAGACGCAGTGCAGGCGGCTGGAGGCACAGCATTATAGCCTCAGCCTCACAGCCGAGCAGCTCTCTCACAGCATGGCG gagtTGAGGAGCCAGAAACAGAAGATTGTTTCCGAGAGGGAGCGACTCCAGGCAGAACTGGATCACTTAAGGAAGTGCCTTGTGTTGCCTGCAATGCACTGGCCTAGGGGTTACTTTAAGGGATATCCTAGGTGA